Below is a window of Vibrio gazogenes DNA.
ACCTTGCTGTGGAAACCACAGACAATCTAATGATTCACGGTCTCAATGTTCAAATTCAAAACCCGACTTGGAATGAGACAAGTACCTATCTGCCTTATGGTGACATTCAGCTTTACGCGTCTCAGGTCATGTGGCAAGGAGAAACACTCACCGATCTGCTCATCACTGGCAGTCATCAAGCACAACATAGTCAGATTAATAGCCTGACCGCAACATGGCGCGGCGCTTCATTTTCCTTGCAAGGCAAAACCGATGGACAACGCTGGTCAATAGAAAACCTAACCACAGACAAATTGAATTTGTCTCTGTCCCAGTTTCAGCAACTGTCTGATAAATTCAAAGATCTGATTGCACAACACATCGCGCAAATTGATCGACTAGATCTGTTAAACAGCCAGCTCAATATGCCGCATGTTCAGCTCAATAATTTTGATTTATCGCTCACTGATTTTCATCCGACCGCATCTGAATCGCTTTGGAAACAGGCTCATGCAGTACTCTCATTGGATGCGGAAAGTCTTGTCCTTGATGATATGATGTTGGTAGAACCCAGTATCAATCTCATCCTGACACCCGGTCAGTTAGATATAGATGACTTTAGCTCAACACTCATGGACGGCCAAATCCATGCGTCCGGCTCAATTACACCGGAGACGGTGACCATTCGGGATTTACAAATACAAAGCATGAAAATGTTTATCGAGTCAGGATCTGAACCAGACTTCACTTGGCTTGCATCACTCATACCATCATTCCGACAAGTAAATGTCGAACAGCTGAAAATTCGAAATAGCCAGATTATCCAACTCGCCCACCAGCCCTATTGGCAATTATCAGGGATCAATACAGATATCGATCATGCACAACTGATCGATGCTCAACGGTGGGGATTATGGCAAGGCACGGCAAGAATGTCCGTCAATAATCTCAGCTATGGTCAGTTCGTCGTATCCCAAGGATTAGTCGAAATGCACAGTCAAGAGAATAACTGGGTACTGGATCGACTCTTTCTTCCGTTCTCCAAAGGATACCTAGCTGCCAAAGGACAATGGCAATATGGCTTGAAAGGAGCCCCATGGCAATTTTCAATTGATGCGGATAGTCTCCCCCTGAACCTGTTCAAACACCTGCCACTCCAGATGAAAGGACTTGCTGACCTGTCAGGTTCAGCGCAGGGGCTTTCCGGGGATTCGGTGATTATCAATCACACGTTAAGTGGCTTATTGAATCTGGATATCAGAAATGGCCAACTTCAGCTCCCCGATAACCATGCTCAACCAAAAGATTTTATGCTGAACGCCATGGAAATCACCGGAGATCGGGGAAAAATCACCGTCCCTGAAATTCATCTCAAATCCAACGATCTCAATGCGACCATCAGTGGTCGTTGGGATTTGACTCAGTCTGATAAAGGCTCGCTAACTCTCTCGGTGACATCAGGGGAAAAGCAAACCCATTACAACTTACTGGAACCATCGCAAGCCGTGCCACCAGCCTCTCAGACTAAAACAGGCCC
It encodes the following:
- a CDS encoding AsmA family protein codes for the protein MKTGIIRVFLISLLLILIGITAGIVIVQSRYITPVAQWMIQQIGLPEFHAQKISYQYPFHLKFEHVTLSQQLAPIQTVDIWLNPYQSTLNQLMFDSVLIDGLTLDNEQASLPTPLETVKINQLAIRNLAVETTDNLMIHGLNVQIQNPTWNETSTYLPYGDIQLYASQVMWQGETLTDLLITGSHQAQHSQINSLTATWRGASFSLQGKTDGQRWSIENLTTDKLNLSLSQFQQLSDKFKDLIAQHIAQIDRLDLLNSQLNMPHVQLNNFDLSLTDFHPTASESLWKQAHAVLSLDAESLVLDDMMLVEPSINLILTPGQLDIDDFSSTLMDGQIHASGSITPETVTIRDLQIQSMKMFIESGSEPDFTWLASLIPSFRQVNVEQLKIRNSQIIQLAHQPYWQLSGINTDIDHAQLIDAQRWGLWQGTARMSVNNLSYGQFVVSQGLVEMHSQENNWVLDRLFLPFSKGYLAAKGQWQYGLKGAPWQFSIDADSLPLNLFKHLPLQMKGLADLSGSAQGLSGDSVIINHTLSGLLNLDIRNGQLQLPDNHAQPKDFMLNAMEITGDRGKITVPEIHLKSNDLNATISGRWDLTQSDKGSLTLSVTSGEKQTHYNLLEPSQAVPPASQTKTGPIQETPDSSAN